The proteins below come from a single Conger conger chromosome 10, fConCon1.1, whole genome shotgun sequence genomic window:
- the mcrs1 gene encoding microspherule protein 1: MDKDMLGGVADPMVAGATAGSATALSRSEDEESAGGKDVKRTATQAFSGVVPKRRSSSRSIKRKKFDDELVESSLVKSSSRVKGPPVMEPARFSGSETSSAEKKKVSKSSMLPAPPMAAVVTPLPITKRVKKSRQPLQITKDLGRWKPVDDLLLINAVLQTTDLTAVHLGVKFSCRFTLREIQERWYALLYDPVISKLAWQAMRQLHPEAIAAIQSKALFSQAEEALLAKIGSSTQPKLEVFQDLLNKHPGVFYPSRTPKSLLVHWQLLKQYYLLDDQSVQPLPKGDQVLNFSDAEQLVDEAKLKESRDEVLEHELMIADRHQKREIRQLEQELPRWQVLVDSITGMNSPDFDNQTLAALRGRMVRYLMRSREITLGRATKDKQIDVDLSLEGPAWKISRKQGIIKLKNNGDFFIANEGRRPIYIDGRPVLSGNKWKLNNNSVVEIAGLRFVFLINQELIALIKAEAAKMNQQ; encoded by the exons ATGGATAAGG ACATGCTAGGAGGGGTTGCGGATCCGATGGTGGCCGGGGCAACAGCAGGGAGCGCCACTGCACTGAGTCGATCGGAGGACGAGGAGTCGGCAGGTGGCAAAGACGTCAAAAGAACAGCAACACAAGCATTCAGTGGGGTGGTCCCGAAACGCAGAAGCTCTTCTAG gtccATCAAGCGGAAGAAGTTTGATGACGAGCTGGTGGAGAGCAGTCTGGTGAAGTCATCCAGTCGGGTCAAAGGGCCGCCCGTGATGGAGCCCGCCCGCTTCTCCGGGAGCGAGACCTCCTCGGCCGAGAAAAAGAAG GTGTCCAAGTCCAGCATGTTGCCGGCGCCCCCCATGGCCGCCGTGGTGACACCGTTACCCATCACCAAGCGGGTGAAGAAGAGCCGGCAGCCGCTGCAGATCACCAAGGATCTGGGCCGCTGGAAGCCCGTGGACGACCTGCTGCTCATCAACGCCGTGCTGCAG ACCACGGACCTGACCGCAGTCCACCTGGGCGTGAAGTTCAGCTGCCGGTTCACCTTACGGGAAATCCAGGAGCGGTGGTACGCCCTGCTGTACGACCCAGTCATCTCTAA GTTAGCCTGGCAGGCCATGCGGCAGCTCCATCCAGAAGCCATTGCAGCCATCCAGAGCAAAGCCCTCTTCAGCCAGGCAGAGGAGGCCCTGCTGGCCAAGATCGGCTCT TCAACCCAGCCCAAGCTCGAGGTGTTCCAGGACTTGCTGAACAAGCACCCGGGTGTGTTCTACCCCTCCCGCACCCCCAAGAGCCTCCTGGTGCACTGGCAGCTGCTCAAACAGTACTACCTGCTGGATGACCAGAGCG TTCAGCCTCTGCCTAAAGGAGACCAAGTGCTCAATTTCTCCGACGCCGAGCAGCTGGTGGACGAGGCCAAGCTGAA GGAAAGCAGGGATGAGGTGCTGGAGCACG AGCTGATGATCGCTGACCGGCACCAGAAGCGAGAGATCAGACAGTTGGAGCAGGAGCTTCCACGCTGGCAGGTTCTGGTGGACAGCATCAcag GAATGAACTCCCCTGACTTTGACAACCAGACTTTGGCAGCGTTACGCGGGCGAATGGTGCGCTACCTCATGAGGTCCAGAGAG ATCACATTGGGCCGGGCCACCAAGGACAAGCAGATAGATGTGGACCTGTCTCTGGAGGGGCCCGCCTGGAAGATCTCCAGGAAACAAG GGATCATCAAGCTGAAGAACAACGGGGACTTCTTCATCGCCAACGAGGGCCGCAGGCCCATCTACATCGACGGGAGACCAGTACTGTCAGGGAACAAGTGGAAACTCAACAACAACTCTGTGGTGGAG ATTGCGGGCCTTCGCTTTGTCTTCCTCATCAACCAGGAGCTGATCGCCCTCATCAAAGCCGAGGCAGCCAAGATGAACCAGCAGTGA